From Proteiniborus sp. MB09-C3, the proteins below share one genomic window:
- a CDS encoding glutaredoxin family protein, whose protein sequence is MISIQRRRILMANVTVYTSNTUPHCVTAKQYLSEKGVSYTEKNVQTDPNARKELMQKGIRAVPVIVVDGQDIVGFDKAKLEELL, encoded by the coding sequence ATGATTTCTATACAAAGGAGGCGTATTTTAATGGCTAATGTAACAGTTTACACAAGCAATACATGACCACATTGCGTAACAGCAAAGCAATATCTTTCGGAGAAAGGTGTAAGTTATACTGAGAAGAACGTCCAAACAGATCCTAATGCAAGAAAAGAGCTAATGCAAAAAGGCATTAGAGCAGTGCCTGTAATAGTAGTAGACGGACAAGATATAGTAGGATTCGATAAGGCAAAACTAGAAGAGCTTCTATAA
- a CDS encoding Mrp/NBP35 family ATP-binding protein: MDLRQQVLESLKNVLDPEIKKSLVELNMIKDIEISGQDVIITVTLTTEGCPLKDKIRKDILSEVRKIEGIKNVEVIYGEMTKEQKQELAQKLHGIDERKDPFTNTRVIAVGSGKGGVGKSTVAANLAVAMSSLGYKVGLIDADILGYSIPQIMGINKERPTMIEEGIIMPIEKQGVKVISMGNLLERDEPLIWRGPVLGQVLSQFIYDFYWGELDYMFIDLPPGTGDVPLSLMQSLPKVEILIITTPQITAASVAKRLGLMAEKTKNKIIGVIENMSYFICDNCSEKHFIFGKGEGEKLSAELNTEYLGEIPLMTTLREGSDKGNVFAGDINTEIGKIYNKIAKKLGHLD, from the coding sequence ATGGACTTAAGACAACAAGTACTTGAATCACTTAAAAACGTACTAGACCCAGAAATTAAGAAGAGCCTAGTAGAGCTAAATATGATAAAGGATATAGAAATATCAGGACAAGATGTAATCATAACCGTGACACTTACAACAGAGGGCTGTCCTTTAAAAGATAAAATAAGAAAGGATATATTATCTGAAGTTAGAAAAATAGAAGGAATAAAAAATGTCGAAGTGATCTATGGTGAAATGACAAAGGAGCAAAAACAAGAATTGGCTCAAAAACTTCATGGCATAGATGAAAGAAAAGATCCTTTTACCAATACTAGAGTAATAGCAGTAGGCAGTGGAAAAGGCGGAGTAGGGAAATCGACAGTAGCAGCAAATCTAGCAGTGGCAATGAGTAGTCTTGGATATAAAGTAGGACTCATAGATGCAGACATATTAGGCTACAGTATTCCTCAAATAATGGGAATAAATAAAGAAAGACCAACAATGATAGAAGAAGGCATCATAATGCCCATAGAGAAGCAGGGAGTAAAGGTAATATCAATGGGAAACCTTCTTGAAAGAGATGAACCGCTTATTTGGAGAGGTCCAGTTCTCGGTCAAGTATTATCACAATTTATATATGATTTTTACTGGGGAGAGCTAGATTATATGTTTATAGACCTTCCACCAGGAACAGGAGATGTACCCCTAAGCCTAATGCAAAGCCTTCCAAAGGTTGAGATTTTAATAATCACAACACCACAGATAACAGCAGCAAGTGTAGCTAAGAGACTAGGTCTCATGGCAGAAAAGACAAAAAATAAGATAATAGGAGTTATTGAAAACATGTCTTATTTTATTTGTGATAACTGCTCTGAAAAGCATTTTATTTTCGGCAAAGGAGAAGGAGAAAAGCTAAGTGCCGAGCTTAACACAGAGTATCTAGGCGAAATACCCCTAATGACAACCCTAAGAGAAGGAAGCGACAAAGGAAATGTGTTTGCTGGAGATATAAATACGGAAATAGGAAAAATATATAATAAAATTGCGAAGAAATTGGGACACTTGGATTAG
- a CDS encoding 5-formyltetrahydrofolate cyclo-ligase produces MNNFRKEDIRKEMISLRNKLTKEQVDSLSKKIISTLIKLPIFKNSRNIMLYLSFGNEVDTFKLIEFCREQGKRIIVPFCINEGRRLVPTEIRDMDKDLVRSSFGYLEPKKELVKPVGTEEIDLIILPSLAFDRRCYRVSYGGGYYDRFLKKLNFTIPTIGLAYDFQLMDLIPSEEHDVPVDYIVTDKRIVVR; encoded by the coding sequence ATGAATAATTTTAGGAAAGAAGATATACGAAAGGAAATGATTAGCTTAAGGAATAAGCTTACGAAAGAGCAAGTAGATTCCTTGAGCAAAAAAATTATTTCAACTCTAATTAAGCTGCCAATATTCAAAAATAGCCGAAATATAATGCTCTATTTAAGCTTCGGCAATGAAGTTGATACCTTTAAGCTAATTGAATTTTGCAGAGAGCAGGGTAAGAGGATAATTGTCCCTTTTTGTATAAATGAGGGAAGAAGACTAGTACCTACGGAAATAAGAGATATGGATAAGGATTTAGTTAGAAGTAGCTTTGGATATCTAGAGCCTAAAAAAGAGCTTGTAAAGCCTGTAGGTACAGAAGAAATTGATTTAATAATACTTCCAAGTCTTGCATTTGACAGAAGATGCTACAGAGTAAGCTATGGTGGAGGTTACTACGACAGATTTCTTAAAAAACTAAATTTTACAATACCCACTATAGGATTAGCATACGATTTTCAATTGATGGATTTAATACCATCAGAAGAACATGATGTACCAGTGGATTATATTGTAACAGATAAGAGAATAGTAGTGAGATAA
- a CDS encoding metalloregulator ArsR/SmtB family transcription factor, whose translation MEQDGICDVTEINRDTVEKIKKDILPDETIISLSEVFKALGDPTRLKIIYVLSKHQLCVCDIADLLNMSQSAISHQLRVLRGLRLVKFRKEGKQAIYSLDDDHVLQLFNQGMEHISHE comes from the coding sequence ATGGAGCAAGACGGAATATGTGATGTAACTGAAATAAATAGAGATACTGTAGAGAAGATAAAAAAAGACATTCTTCCAGATGAAACAATAATAAGCTTATCAGAGGTTTTTAAGGCACTAGGTGATCCTACAAGGCTTAAAATTATTTATGTGCTTTCAAAACATCAGCTATGTGTTTGCGATATAGCAGATTTATTAAACATGAGTCAATCAGCCATATCTCACCAGCTAAGAGTACTCCGAGGATTAAGACTTGTAAAATTTAGAAAAGAAGGCAAGCAGGCAATATATTCATTAGATGATGATCATGTGCTCCAATTATTCAATCAAGGTATGGAACACATATCTCATGAATAA
- a CDS encoding DUF1858 domain-containing protein gives MAITKDMLIGEILKEKPESVEALLRFGMGCIGCPSSQMESLEQAAMVHGIDLEKLLAELNK, from the coding sequence ATGGCTATAACTAAAGATATGCTTATTGGTGAAATATTGAAAGAAAAACCAGAATCTGTGGAAGCTCTTTTAAGATTTGGAATGGGATGTATAGGATGTCCTTCTTCTCAAATGGAATCATTAGAGCAAGCTGCTATGGTACATGGAATTGATTTAGAAAAACTTCTTGCAGAATTAAATAAATAA
- a CDS encoding alpha/beta hydrolase has protein sequence MNIQNETINTKRKLKVIDYPGEKGPIIALHGLTGNYLQLRHYVESLNQEYRVITLDFRGRGDSDSAENPSSIFEHANDIRNLIEEMKLDSPILMGYSMGGFVSSIVASIGIPIKALILLDGAATMSEHQIPIVEPTFGRLSKHYFSKEDYVATVTSSYMNMGIGITQELIKNVGYEVENKGDYWGNKSCERTIRQDWKSFWEFDINSIGTKINCPTLLVEATGNIGNNPPLFIPESYVNTKKSIRNLKIEISEASHYTMVFEKREDINKFIHDFLNKLEN, from the coding sequence ATGAATATTCAAAATGAAACAATTAATACGAAAAGAAAACTAAAGGTTATTGACTATCCAGGAGAAAAAGGTCCAATAATTGCACTTCATGGACTTACCGGGAACTATCTGCAACTTCGGCATTATGTCGAGAGTCTTAATCAAGAATATCGAGTGATTACACTTGATTTTAGGGGAAGGGGAGACAGTGACTCAGCAGAAAATCCATCTTCAATATTTGAGCATGCAAATGATATAAGGAATCTGATTGAAGAGATGAAATTAGATAGTCCTATTTTAATGGGATATTCAATGGGTGGGTTCGTTAGCTCAATTGTTGCTTCTATAGGTATTCCTATTAAAGCATTAATTCTTCTGGATGGAGCTGCTACAATGAGTGAACATCAGATACCTATAGTAGAGCCAACTTTCGGCAGATTAAGCAAACATTATTTTTCTAAAGAAGATTATGTGGCTACAGTTACAAGTAGCTACATGAATATGGGAATTGGCATAACACAAGAATTAATAAAAAACGTTGGATACGAAGTAGAAAATAAAGGTGATTATTGGGGCAATAAATCTTGTGAAAGAACTATAAGACAGGATTGGAAAAGTTTTTGGGAATTTGACATTAACTCAATTGGGACTAAAATCAATTGTCCTACTTTATTAGTAGAAGCTACTGGAAACATTGGCAACAATCCTCCTTTATTTATTCCAGAAAGCTATGTCAATACAAAGAAGAGTATAAGAAATCTAAAAATTGAAATCTCTGAGGCAAGTCACTATACAATGGTTTTTGAAAAAAGAGAGGATATTAATAAGTTTATTCATGATTTCCTAAATAAGCTAGAAAACTAG
- a CDS encoding DUF3870 domain-containing protein has product MPTVFISAYSQAPKGTKLSENGQTLGVMLEIRRDSHIIVDFECTFITDLAKNYCKKLVVGTNFKEDFEDMLESIEGNMIIPSVNALIVALKIAHQRYIDTILKEETTD; this is encoded by the coding sequence ATGCCAACAGTTTTTATTTCCGCATATAGTCAAGCGCCTAAGGGAACAAAGCTATCTGAAAATGGACAGACTTTAGGTGTTATGTTGGAAATTAGAAGAGACAGCCACATTATTGTGGATTTTGAATGTACTTTTATTACGGATTTAGCTAAAAATTATTGTAAAAAGCTTGTTGTAGGTACGAATTTTAAAGAAGACTTTGAAGACATGCTTGAATCAATTGAAGGAAACATGATAATACCTTCTGTTAATGCCTTAATTGTTGCACTTAAAATTGCGCACCAAAGGTATATAGATACGATTTTGAAAGAAGAAACGACTGATTGA
- a CDS encoding Crp/Fnr family transcriptional regulator, producing the protein MSDVIDIGKKYRVCNLCKGRYCAHKVSIFSVLSEEQLTKLTEKIAHKNYKKGQIIFFEGDISDKLYVINKGKIKIFKYTREGKEQILYILSEGDFVGDLSLLKKDEFKFNAEALEDANICVLTKDDFDGILKESPEIAISILQVVYDRIVKLENLIQSLSTKDIEARIAGLLLSFIKDFGVRKGDSIELELPLSREDIANYIGVTRETISRKLGSMQDQGVIELIGSKKIIIKDIEELEYMAT; encoded by the coding sequence ATGAGCGATGTTATAGACATTGGAAAAAAGTACAGAGTCTGTAATTTGTGCAAAGGAAGATACTGTGCCCATAAGGTGTCAATATTTTCAGTTCTTTCGGAAGAACAATTAACAAAGCTAACAGAAAAAATAGCACATAAAAACTATAAAAAAGGCCAGATTATTTTTTTTGAAGGAGATATATCAGATAAGCTATATGTCATAAATAAAGGAAAGATTAAAATATTTAAGTATACTAGAGAGGGAAAAGAGCAGATACTTTATATTCTTTCAGAAGGGGATTTTGTAGGAGACTTAAGCCTTCTTAAAAAGGATGAATTTAAATTCAATGCAGAAGCTTTAGAAGATGCAAACATATGCGTGCTGACGAAGGATGATTTCGATGGCATACTAAAAGAAAGTCCTGAAATAGCCATATCAATACTACAAGTAGTTTACGATAGAATAGTGAAGCTAGAGAATCTTATCCAAAGCCTAAGTACAAAGGATATAGAGGCTAGAATAGCAGGGCTTCTGCTTAGCTTCATAAAAGATTTTGGAGTTCGTAAAGGCGACAGCATAGAACTTGAACTGCCCTTAAGCAGAGAAGATATAGCTAACTATATAGGAGTCACCAGAGAAACAATAAGCAGAAAGCTGGGAAGTATGCAGGATCAAGGAGTAATAGAATTAATAGGAAGCAAGAAAATCATCATAAAGGATATTGAAGAATTAGAATACATGGCGACATAG
- a CDS encoding DASS family sodium-coupled anion symporter, with product MGTVKKTVVEKKSSYNKGQMFGLILGIALFLLVYYFIPFENLSKEGKGVLATLALIGTWWMTEAANTGIVGLVPLVLFPLTQTLSPGATAAAYGSNTVFMFFGGFAIALALEKWNLHNRIALSIINIVGTSMTKLIVGLMLSATFISMWVSNTATMLMLLPIAQAIGSKIVELMEREDTYSKKNADNFKKSVVFAVGFGAIIGGSMTLIGTPTNISLSGFTSQLLGYELSFAQFTFFEFPVALAQFILMVFILTKVFYKISIKEVEQGRSYIAEEKKALGKMSNEEKVVSAVFIGTVFMWVTVSFIWKKFIPGISDTVVSIIACILLYLLPSRSTGGRILEADSVKKMPWAVILMLQGGMAIAAGFTQTDLAQWIGNQLMNFQGQPEIVVIMVVTLLALLVTQFAPNTATGTIMIPIAASLSNAIGINPLYLMTAAALGAGFASTLPSGTPLMGIIYGTGDFKMGEMVKVGISLVFVSFIMIVLSVKFILPLFFAV from the coding sequence ATGGGAACTGTGAAAAAAACAGTTGTAGAAAAAAAATCATCTTACAATAAAGGTCAAATGTTTGGTTTAATTTTAGGAATTGCACTTTTCTTATTGGTTTATTATTTCATACCATTTGAAAATCTTAGCAAGGAAGGTAAAGGTGTGTTAGCTACTTTGGCACTAATTGGAACGTGGTGGATGACAGAAGCAGCCAATACGGGAATTGTTGGGCTAGTTCCACTAGTTTTATTTCCTTTAACACAAACATTAAGTCCCGGAGCAACAGCAGCTGCTTATGGCAGCAACACAGTATTTATGTTTTTTGGTGGTTTTGCTATAGCATTGGCATTAGAAAAGTGGAATTTACATAATAGAATTGCTTTATCTATTATCAATATTGTTGGAACAAGCATGACTAAATTAATTGTAGGTTTGATGCTTTCAGCAACCTTTATTTCCATGTGGGTTTCTAATACCGCTACTATGTTGATGCTTCTCCCAATTGCACAGGCAATTGGATCAAAAATAGTAGAACTGATGGAAAGGGAAGATACCTACTCAAAGAAGAATGCCGACAATTTTAAAAAATCAGTTGTATTTGCAGTTGGATTTGGTGCGATTATTGGAGGTTCAATGACACTTATTGGAACACCTACCAACATTTCGCTATCTGGCTTTACTTCACAATTGCTGGGATATGAATTGTCATTTGCTCAGTTTACATTTTTCGAATTTCCAGTTGCTTTAGCTCAATTTATTCTAATGGTATTTATTTTAACAAAAGTGTTTTACAAGATTAGCATAAAAGAGGTAGAGCAAGGAAGGAGCTATATAGCAGAAGAAAAGAAGGCATTAGGTAAGATGAGTAATGAAGAAAAGGTTGTTTCAGCAGTTTTTATAGGAACTGTATTCATGTGGGTAACTGTATCATTTATTTGGAAAAAGTTTATACCAGGTATATCAGATACTGTTGTATCTATAATTGCTTGTATTCTTCTCTATTTACTTCCAAGTAGAAGCACAGGAGGAAGAATACTAGAAGCAGACTCAGTTAAAAAGATGCCTTGGGCAGTTATCCTAATGTTACAAGGAGGTATGGCTATTGCAGCAGGGTTTACACAAACGGATTTAGCGCAGTGGATTGGAAATCAACTCATGAATTTCCAGGGGCAGCCAGAAATAGTTGTTATTATGGTTGTAACCTTACTAGCCTTATTAGTAACACAATTTGCGCCAAATACAGCAACTGGAACTATAATGATACCAATTGCAGCATCATTATCCAATGCAATTGGAATAAATCCTCTATATTTAATGACAGCTGCTGCTTTAGGAGCAGGCTTTGCTTCAACTTTACCAAGCGGAACCCCTCTCATGGGAATAATCTATGGTACTGGAGATTTTAAAATGGGAGAAATGGTTAAGGTAGGGATTTCCCTTGTGTTTGTATCCTTTATCATGATTGTATTAAGTGTTAAATTTATACTCCCATTATTTTTTGCGGTGTAG
- a CDS encoding phage holin family protein: protein MPDDERNNDRNNERTRDNKDFSITEMIVRVIITAIVVGLTAFFTPGFSVDGLWSLLIASIVIGILDYLVERFTGMDASAFGKGIKGFLITVVILYVTRLIVPGFHVTWLGAIIGAIVIGIIDMIIPSRASI from the coding sequence ATGCCAGATGATGAAAGGAACAATGACAGAAATAATGAAAGAACGCGAGACAACAAAGATTTTAGTATTACCGAAATGATAGTTAGAGTAATAATAACAGCTATAGTCGTAGGATTAACCGCATTTTTCACACCAGGCTTTAGTGTTGATGGCTTGTGGAGCCTACTTATTGCAAGTATTGTTATAGGAATTCTAGACTACTTAGTAGAGAGATTCACAGGAATGGATGCTTCTGCATTTGGTAAAGGAATCAAAGGGTTCTTAATCACAGTAGTTATTCTATATGTAACAAGACTTATTGTACCAGGTTTCCATGTAACTTGGCTGGGAGCAATTATTGGTGCAATAGTAATAGGAATAATCGATATGATAATACCAAGCAGAGCTTCAATCTAA
- a CDS encoding cation diffusion facilitator family transporter encodes MSSIKAVDDNERFRIASRITWLTIILNIILSIAKIGIGIISSSTAMIADGVHTVSDVASSLGIIVGFIISNKPEDSKHQYGHEKAESIAGFVLSLMLISVGIKIGYSSIELMISGTTKVPGMLALWAALASIVVKEFQYRITMNQGRRINSSALMADAWHHRSDALSSVGTLIGIGGARLGYKILDPLAGFIVSVIVVKVGIDLFLKGYNELMDSSIEEEELTQISNVILSETKIEEINDLKARRHGSKVFIDVEVCVDPNISVLEGHDIAEDVEKVIYDNLDNVKKVLVHVNPCVENCTEIKNK; translated from the coding sequence TTGAGCAGTATTAAGGCAGTAGATGATAACGAAAGATTTAGAATTGCAAGTAGAATAACTTGGCTTACAATTATACTAAATATAATTCTTTCCATAGCAAAGATTGGTATAGGTATAATTTCAAGTTCAACTGCAATGATTGCAGATGGAGTTCATACTGTTTCAGATGTGGCTAGCTCATTAGGTATTATTGTAGGCTTCATAATTTCAAATAAGCCTGAAGATTCGAAGCATCAATATGGGCATGAAAAAGCTGAGTCCATTGCTGGATTTGTTTTATCTCTAATGCTCATTAGTGTAGGTATAAAAATTGGATATTCCTCAATAGAGCTTATGATTTCTGGAACTACTAAGGTTCCAGGTATGTTAGCACTGTGGGCAGCCTTAGCATCGATAGTCGTTAAGGAATTTCAATATAGAATAACCATGAATCAGGGGAGAAGAATAAACAGCAGTGCTTTAATGGCAGATGCTTGGCATCATAGATCTGATGCACTATCTTCTGTGGGAACACTTATAGGCATAGGGGGAGCAAGATTGGGGTATAAAATTTTGGATCCACTAGCAGGATTTATAGTTTCAGTTATAGTTGTAAAGGTTGGAATCGATTTGTTTTTGAAAGGCTATAACGAGCTTATGGACTCATCTATAGAGGAAGAGGAGCTAACTCAAATATCAAATGTTATTTTAAGCGAAACCAAAATAGAAGAAATAAATGATCTGAAAGCTAGAAGACACGGCTCTAAAGTGTTTATAGATGTAGAGGTTTGTGTAGATCCTAATATCTCTGTATTAGAGGGCCATGATATAGCTGAAGATGTTGAAAAAGTTATATATGATAATTTAGATAATGTAAAAAAAGTTTTAGTTCATGTAAACCCTTGTGTAGAGAATTGTACAGAGATTAAGAATAAATAG
- a CDS encoding SLC13 family permease, with protein sequence MEAVEKAVITKKSSYTTSQIVGLILGIVLFYLVYFVIPIEGLSKEGRGVLATLAIAGCWWMTEAVNSGIVGLIPLVLFPLTLTLSPEATAAAYGSNTIFMFFGGFSISLALEKWNLHNRIALSIINVVGTSMTKIIIGMMFASAFISMWVSNTATILMLLPIAQAIGSKITELMQKEGPYAEKDVSNFKKATILAAGFGSIIGGSITLIGTPTNIILSGFTTELLGFDLPFAQFSFFVFPIAVVQFVLMIFILTKVFYKIEARQVELGKTFILKELKALGELNHEEKIVSAVFIGTVFMWVTVSFIWKDIIPGISDTVVSVIACILLFLLPSRSTGGRILEADSVKKIPWEVILMLEGGLAIAAGFTQTDLAQWIGNQLMSFQGQSEMIVIIGVTFLALLVTQFAPNTATGTIMIPIAASLANAMGMHPLPLMTAVAMGTGFACTLPSGTPLMGVLYGTGEFKMSEIIKVGLVLAIVSEIMVVLSVKFIMPLIFRI encoded by the coding sequence ATGGAAGCTGTGGAGAAAGCAGTTATAACGAAAAAATCTTCTTACACAACTAGCCAAATAGTTGGGTTAATTTTAGGAATTGTACTCTTTTATCTAGTATATTTTGTTATACCAATTGAAGGATTAAGTAAAGAAGGCAGAGGAGTATTAGCTACTTTAGCAATAGCTGGCTGTTGGTGGATGACAGAAGCAGTAAACTCTGGAATTGTAGGACTAATACCATTGGTTTTATTTCCCTTAACGCTAACATTAAGCCCTGAAGCGACTGCAGCTGCATATGGCAGTAATACAATCTTCATGTTCTTTGGTGGCTTTTCAATTTCCTTAGCACTAGAAAAATGGAATTTGCATAATAGGATCGCTTTATCCATTATTAATGTTGTTGGGACAAGCATGACAAAAATAATTATTGGAATGATGTTTGCTTCTGCTTTTATATCTATGTGGGTTTCAAATACTGCTACTATTTTAATGCTACTCCCAATTGCACAAGCGATAGGATCAAAAATAACGGAGCTTATGCAAAAAGAAGGACCATATGCAGAAAAGGATGTTAGCAATTTTAAGAAAGCTACTATTTTAGCTGCTGGATTTGGTTCTATCATTGGAGGTTCAATTACATTGATAGGAACCCCTACTAACATTATACTGTCAGGGTTTACTACAGAACTATTAGGTTTTGATTTGCCTTTTGCTCAATTTAGTTTTTTTGTATTTCCAATTGCTGTAGTCCAGTTTGTTTTAATGATTTTTATTTTAACAAAAGTTTTTTATAAAATTGAAGCAAGGCAAGTAGAATTAGGGAAAACGTTTATATTAAAGGAATTAAAAGCATTAGGAGAATTGAACCATGAAGAAAAGATTGTATCTGCAGTTTTTATAGGAACTGTCTTTATGTGGGTAACTGTATCATTTATTTGGAAAGACATCATTCCAGGAATCTCAGACACTGTTGTATCAGTAATTGCATGTATTCTTCTCTTTTTACTTCCAAGTAGAAGCACAGGAGGAAGAATACTAGAAGCAGACTCTGTAAAAAAGATTCCTTGGGAAGTTATATTAATGTTGGAAGGTGGACTAGCAATTGCGGCAGGATTTACACAGACGGATTTGGCCCAATGGATTGGAAATCAGCTCATGAGTTTTCAAGGACAGTCGGAAATGATTGTTATTATAGGTGTAACTTTCCTAGCTTTATTAGTGACACAATTTGCACCAAATACAGCAACTGGAACTATAATGATACCAATCGCAGCATCTCTTGCTAATGCAATGGGAATGCATCCCCTACCTTTAATGACAGCGGTTGCTATGGGTACTGGGTTTGCTTGTACTTTACCAAGTGGTACTCCACTTATGGGAGTCCTTTATGGAACTGGAGAATTCAAGATGTCTGAGATAATCAAAGTAGGGTTAGTACTTGCCATCGTATCAGAAATCATGGTTGTATTAAGTGTAAAATTTATTATGCCACTAATATTTAGAATCTAG
- a CDS encoding HesB-like protein has translation MNVNVTEKAQEELKRILDKKGSNDKSVRIYIAGVGUGGPSFGIALDGQKENDEVTKIGEYSYLVDKDLINTYGTFNVDYTNDWLRRGFHIVPNRGGSSCS, from the coding sequence ATGAATGTAAATGTAACAGAAAAAGCTCAAGAAGAATTAAAAAGAATATTAGATAAAAAAGGTTCAAATGATAAATCTGTAAGAATATATATAGCAGGTGTTGGTTGAGGTGGTCCATCCTTTGGAATCGCTCTGGATGGGCAAAAAGAAAATGATGAAGTAACTAAAATTGGTGAATATAGCTATTTAGTGGATAAGGATTTAATAAATACCTACGGAACATTTAATGTAGATTATACAAATGATTGGCTGAGAAGGGGATTCCACATAGTGCCAAATAGAGGTGGCTCATCCTGTAGTTAA
- a CDS encoding carboxymuconolactone decarboxylase family protein — protein MADGLAYFKKVYNDIPNWVQIMYDYNPKMLDYYTDIRGEAFKDSELSAKEKDEFIASMNAGRLYKRSMLYHTQAAIIKGSQIGDLIEYFLVAYVYSGKDALELSLAALENALIQKEKTVNERKNNYATDKEVFEQIIEWTNDSDNTLVKKVYTLLDDSKNHNSPEIIDLIMSDGKVSRKKKYLNLIGQYITELRGNAVGPLIEKARNIGVTEAELADLGYIVMITAGIPSWFELSDHLNSK, from the coding sequence ATGGCAGACGGATTAGCTTATTTTAAGAAAGTATACAATGATATTCCTAATTGGGTTCAAATCATGTATGACTATAACCCCAAAATGCTAGATTACTACACAGATATTAGGGGAGAAGCATTTAAGGATTCAGAATTAAGTGCAAAAGAAAAGGATGAATTCATCGCTAGTATGAATGCAGGAAGATTGTACAAAAGGAGTATGCTCTATCATACTCAAGCTGCAATAATCAAAGGCTCACAGATTGGAGATTTAATAGAATATTTTTTAGTAGCTTATGTTTATTCGGGGAAGGATGCTCTTGAATTATCACTAGCAGCTCTTGAAAATGCTTTGATACAAAAAGAAAAAACAGTGAATGAACGTAAAAATAACTATGCAACGGACAAGGAAGTGTTTGAACAAATTATAGAGTGGACAAATGATAGTGACAATACTCTTGTAAAAAAAGTTTATACATTATTAGATGATTCTAAAAATCATAATTCTCCTGAAATTATTGATTTAATCATGAGTGATGGGAAAGTGTCTCGAAAAAAGAAGTATTTAAATCTAATAGGTCAATATATTACAGAACTTAGAGGAAATGCTGTAGGACCATTAATTGAGAAAGCTAGAAATATTGGAGTGACAGAAGCAGAATTAGCAGATTTGGGTTACATTGTTATGATAACTGCAGGAATTCCTAGCTGGTTTGAACTCAGTGATCATTTAAACAGTAAATAA